Genomic DNA from Sphingobium sp. WTD-1:
GAGCAGCCACAGCACCAGCAGCAGATTGCCGATGGCGGTGTAGCGCTGTGCCAGCCAGTGGTGCGCGCCATGCTTGGCCGAGCCAAGACCGCGGACGCGGCCGATTCCGGTTCCGGTACCCATCAGAATTTCCCCAGGCAGATCGCGGCCCAGAAGGCGGCGGTGGCGATGGTGGACAGCACGAAGGTCAGGATCGACCAGGTCTTGCTGGTCTTGAGGTCATAACCCGCGCCCATGTCGAGCACGAAGTGACGCAGACCCGAGAAGAGGTGCTGGAAGAAGAACCAGGACAGGCCCGCCATGACCAGATAGCCGATCGGCGAGGTCGCGCAGGTGACGAAGGTGGCATAGGCTTCCGGGCCGGTCGCGGCGGCCATCAGCCACCAGATGAGGCCAAGAGCACCGGCAGTGGCCAGGCCATTGCCCGTCACGCGGTGAATGATGGAGACGGCCATTGCCGGCCCCCATTTCCAGATCGTCAAATGCGGCGAGAGCGGCCGGCTTGTGGTTCGCGCCATGTCTACCCAGGTCCCTGCTATGTCCTTTGAGTCCGCTCCCCTTAGGAGCGAAGACGCCGAAGGGCAAGCCGCGCGGACCATGTCGATGCGCGCGCCCAAATAAGAAGTGATTAACCAAATGGCGCTATCACCGCCTGGTTCGTCCTGACACCTATTTGGGGTTCTGCAATCCATGACTTCCGCCACCACGCCCAGGAACGCCATCGCCCAGATGCTGGCCGAAGTGGACCCCCGCGGTGATCTGGCCCGTGGCATGGCCGAAATCGAGCAGCTGGTCGCCGACGATGCGGTGATTGCCGCCCGCACCTTCTTCTCCACCTATATGGACAGTTCGGGCCTGCGAAACCGATTGCAGCCCACGACGCTGGCGAAGATCGAGACCGCCGCGCATGAATATATCCGCCAGAAGCTGCGCCATTACAGCGCCGGCGACTGGGCGCTGTCCTCCACCGCCTGCGTCCGCCACGCCCGCAAGCACGGCATTTCCGTGCGCGGCGTGCTGCTGCCCGTCGCCGCGGCCAACGAGAAACTGACCGATATCATCTGGGAACGCGCAGCCGACGACGCCACCCGGCGCCGGCTGGTCGACATCATGGCGCAGGTCGGCATGGTCGATGCCGGGCTGATGGCCAATGTGATCGCGATCGACGATGCCGAAAGCCAGCGCAATGCGCGCCAGCAGTTCGGCGTCCTATTCGAGCAGCGCATCATGGGCGAGATCGACGGCGCGTCGCAACTGGGCGAATCGCTGCGCGAACAGGCAAAGGATGCCTCCGCCGCGACCCGCGGCATGCTGGGCAAGGCGTCGGAAGTCGCCGCCGCCGCCGAACAATCCGCCCTTGCGATGCGCGAGGCCGCTCGCACCTCGGCCGGCCTGATCCGCGCGATCGAGGACGCGCGCACCGAGGTGGAAAGCGCCGCCGAAGTGGCGCAGCGCGCCGCGTCGCAATCGGGCGACGCCGTTTCCATGTCGGCCACCCTGTCGGACCATGCCAAGTCGATCGAATCGATCCTGGGCCTGATCCGCGACATTGCCGGCCAGACCAACCTGCTGGCGCTCAACGCCACGATCGAGGCCGCCCGTGCCGGTGACGCCGGTCGCGGCTTTGCCGTAGTGGCGCAGGAAGTGAAGAGCCTGGCCAACCAGACCGCCCGCGCTACCGACGAGATTGCCGGCAAGATCGCCGCCATCCAGGCATCGACCCGCCAGTCGGTGGAGACCAACGAGCGCATCCGCGACACCGTCGGCGAAGTGCAGGCCAGCGCCCAGCGCATCCGCCACGCCATGGACGCGCAGGCCCAGACCGTGACGATGATCACCGCCGCCGTCGACGAGACCGCGCTGGCCGCCGACTCGATGTCGACCACCATTTCCGCGATCCGCCAGGACACCGAAGTGGTCGCATCGGAAATCGATCAGCTGGAACGCGGCTTCATGAGCGTCGAGGGCAAGCTGTCCAGCCTGCGACATGCCTCCAGCGACTTCGGCCGCCAGGTCGCCTGACCCTTTTCCTGCCGCTGCCGCTGGTCTAAAGGCGGCGGCATGAATGATGTCGCTGCGCCAGCCGCCCAGAGCTGGAAAGTCACCCTGCCCTGCACCCGCGCCGAAGCGGAGGCGCTGGACGGGGACATCGCCGCCTTCGCCCTGATGGAGCATCCGCCGGTGCTGATGACCAGCGAGGCGGAGCCGGACGACGAGAATAAGTGGCAGCTCGACGCCTATTTCGAGGGCAAGCCGAGCCCGGCGGCGATCAAGCTGCTCAAGACCCTGGTGCCCAGCGCATCGGGCATCAAGCCGCAGGTGGAAGCGCTGCCCGACGAGGATTGGGTGACGATGAGCCAGCAGGGGCTGGAACCCGTCACCGCCGGCCGATTCCATGTGCGCAACGTCGCCAGCGATCCCGAACAGCCCGGCCATGTCAATTTCCTGATCGAGGCGAGTCGTGCCTTTGGCACCGGTCAGCATGAGACCACCGCCGGCTGCCTGGCGATGATCGACCGGATGCGCAGCGTCGGCATGCGCTTCCGCAATGTCGCCGATATCGGCACCGGCACCGGCCTGCTCGCCTTTGCCGCGATGACATTGTGGCCGCGCGCCCATGCGATTGCTTCCGACATCGATCCGGTGGCGGTCGACATCAGCCGCGAGAACGCCGTGGCGAACGGCATTGCCCTGGGCGGGGGCGCTGGCCAGTTGGCGCTCTGCACCGCCGCCGGCGTGGATCATCCCGCGCTGGTCGGTCGCGCGCCCTATGACCTGCTGATCGCCAATATCCTGGCCGGGCCGCTGATCGAACTGGCGCCCTCGCTCTGCGCATTGGTGGAGGATGGCGGCACGATCGTGCTCGCCGGCCTGCTCAACGAACAGGCCGATGCGGTGATCGCCGCCTATCGCGCGCAGGGCATGCGCCTCGCCGAACGCAGCGATCGCGGCCATTGGCCGACTTTGCGCCTGCGCAAGCGCCCCCAGATCGGCTGGAAACGCCCCCGCCGCATCAATGCCGCCGCGCGTGGCGAAGCCCCTGGCTTCGGCAGCATCTGACTTTTCGACTTATCCACAGGAGACGCTTTCATGGTCCTCACCCGTCAGACGATCATCCATGACGGTCCGGGCGGCCCGTTCGAAAGCGTCGCCGTGGTCGACGATGCCGCCGCTGGCCCGGTGCCGGGCATTCTGCTGGTGCCCAATGTCCTGGGCACCAAGGAAGCCGACTTTGCCTATGCGGAGAAGGTCGCGGCGCTGGGCTATACGGTGCTGGTCGCCGACGTCTTTGGGCAGGGCAAGCGCACCACCCGCGAAGATCCCGATGCCGGGCGCTACATGAACGAACTCAACGCCGACCGCGCGCTGCTGCGCGACCGGATGCTGGGCGCCCACGCGCTGCTCAAGGATATGCCGGCGGTCGATGCCGCCCGCACGGCCGCGATCGGCTTCTGCTTCGGCGGCAAATGCGTGCTCGACCTGGCCCGCGCGGGCGCAGACATTGCCGGCGGCGTCAGCTTCCACGGGGTCTATGAGGCACCGCCCTTCCCCAACGCCACGATCACCGCCAAGCTGCTGGTCTGCCATGGCTGGGAAGACCCGATCGCGCCGCCCGAGGCGACCGTCGGCCTGGCGAAGGAACTGACCGAGGCGGGCTGCGACTGGCAGATTCATGCCTATGGCCATACCGGCCACGCCTTCACCGACGAAAGCGTCCATATGCCCGAAAAGGGGCTGGCCTACAGCCCCGACGCCGACCGGCGCAGCTTCCGCGCGATGGTGAATTTCCTGGAGGAACTGTTCGACTAAACTGAGAGCAGTTTCTCCACCGCTGCCGCGATCGCGAACAGGCGCTGGTCCTGACCGGCCCGCGCCATCAGCATCAAGCCGACCGGCAGGCCACCCTCGCGCGGCAGCGGCAGGGAAATGGCGCACAGGTCGAAGCTGTTGCCGAGGCCGGTGTTGCGCAGCAGCAGCCGGTTGCGGGCGACGAAGGCATCGGCATTCGCCACCTCGGCTTGGGTCGGCGCGACGATCGGCGTGGTCGGCAGGACGAGGACGTCCAGTCCGGTCAGGCGCGCGTCCATCGACCGCACCAGCGCGGCGCGCTCCACCAGCATCTGCCGGTGGCGTTCGGGCGTCACGTCACGGCCTGCCTGCATCCGCGCCAGCACGATCGGATCGAAATCCTGCGCACGGGTCGCGATTCGATCGCGATGGATGGCATAGGCTTCAACCGAGGCGATCGGCACCGGCGACTGGAGCGCCTGCATCGCGTCGAATTGCGGGAAAACCTCGTCACTGAGCGTCATGCCCGCCTGGCCCAGCCGCGCCAGCGCATCGGCGAAACGCGCCGCAACGGTCGCGTCCAGATCGGCCAGCGGCAGGCCCTGCGGAATGCCGGCGCGCAGCCCCTTGAGCGGCGCGAGGTCGAGCCGGCGGGGCGCCTCTCCCGCCAAGATCGCATCGGTGCGGAAACAGGCGTCGACGCTGGTCGCGATCGGCCCGATCGAATCGAGCGTGGGCGAGAGCGGAAAGGCGCCGTCGGTCGGCACCCGCGCCTTGGTCGGCTTGTAACCGACGACACCGCACAGCGCGGCGGGAATGCGGCAGGAACCGCCGGTATCGGTGCCGATCGCGATCTCGCACATCTGATCGGCCACCGCGACGCCGCCGCCGCTGGTCGATCCGCCCGGCACGCGGGTCCGGTCGACCGGATTGCCCGGCGTGCCATAATGGGGATTGGCGCCGACGCCGGAAAAGGCGAATTCGACCATGTTGGTCTTGCCGACGATCACCGCGCCGGCCTGCTTCAGCCGGGCGACGACCGGCGCATCGGCGGTGGCGGGCGGCGCGTCGGCCAGGATCAGCGAACCGGCGCGGGTCGGCTCGCCCGCGACATCGAACAGATCCTTGATGCTGACAATGGCGCCGTCGATCGGAGAGAGCGGCGAACCGGCGCGGGCATCGGCCGCGTCCGCCGCCGCCCGCGCACTGTCCGCATAGAGGGTGAGGTAGGTGCGCCTGCCCTCCCCCGCCGGCTCGGCGATGCGCGCGAGCGCCGCTTCCAGACGCTCGCGCGACGGGCGGGATTTGGCGATGGCCGGCGCGCCGACGGTGCCGAGCACCATGGCGCCACCGGCGCCGTGCAGGATCGTCCGTCGCGTCACGCCGCCATGCTCCATCTGTTGCCCCCGATCAGCCCTCGGTCAGATATCCTCGATCATCTCCGCCAGCACCGCCAGGCAATCCTTGCCGAGCTGCGCCGAACGGGCCGGCGACCAGCCGAAATCGGCGTCGGGCAGATCGTCATTATCCTTGAACGGCATTTCCAGCGTCATCGCGACCGCGCCGAATCGTTCGGCCAGCTGGTTGGTCGACATGGCGAGATTGGCCTTGCCGCCGCCCGCCACCGGATAGCCGAGGCGCGTCTGGAAATCGGGCGTCCGGGCCGCCAGCGTGTCGCGATAGCGATGATAGAGCGAGAGTTGCCGGTCGGTGATCGAGGGAATGCCCTCGAAGCCGGCCAGGAACACCGCCGGGATCGCCTCGTCGCCATGCACGTCCATGGCGAAATCGACGCCGGTCTCATCCATCGCGGCACGGACCAGATAGACTTCCGGGCTCTTGTCCATCGACGGCTCATGCCATTCGCGGTTGAGATTGATGCCCGCCGCATTGGTGCGCAGATGACCGCGCCGGCTGCCGTCCGGATTCATGTTGGGGACGATGTGGAAGGTCGCCTTCTGCCGCAGATAGCGCGCCACCGCGTCCTCGTCGTCGGTCAGCCGCTCCAGCGCGCCTTCCATCCACCATTCCGCCATGCTCTCGCCGGGATGCTGGCGGGCATAGAGCCAGACATTTTTGGGGCCCTCGCCGACGCTCAGCATGTCGAGCGGCTGGCCGTCCAAGGTCAGGCCGAGTTCGCGATGCTCGACGCCCGGCTGGCAGGCGGCCCAGGCGACCAGGTCATGATGGCGCTCCATCGAATAGGGCGCAAAATAGGCAAGCCAGACGGCATTGCTATCGGGCGAGATGCGGATGGTCAGCGTGCCGTTGGCATAATCGGTATCGACTTGCAGCCAATTCTCGCGATCCTCGCTCATCCGCGCCTTGTAGCCCGGCCAGCCGTCCGGATAGGCCGAGCCCGCGCAGTTCACGATCGCGAGTTCCACTTCGCGTCCGGCGGCGCCCGCCAGACGGAAATGGAACCATTGATAGAAGTCGCTGTCCTTGTCCTTGACGATTTCCAGCTCGGCGCGGACGCCTTCTGGACTGTCGGTGATGGAAACAACGCGGATGTTGCCGCTGTCGAAGGCGCTCGAAATGGAGATGGTCATTTGACCGTTATAGTGCGCCCGGATTCGCCCGGATAGCCCCCGAGGAGGGCAGCGGCGAGCTTTTGCGCGACGGCGCGCGGCTGCGATTCGGGCGTGCCTTCGCGCGATTCGGTCGAGGCGCGGCCTTCCCAGATGGCGGCCTGATCGCTGCGGCGGCGAATCTGGATCTGCAATTCGGTGGAGACGATATCCTTGGGCTTGCCCGACAGGTTGATGCCGACGCCTAGTCCCAGGCCGGAATAGCCGCCACTGCCCAGCGCCCCGCCAACGCCCACGCTGACCGGCTTGTCATTGCGCGCGGTGCCGGTCGGGCGGAAGCTGCGGCGGAAGCCGACCAGCGCGACATAGTCGCTGCCTGCATCGCCCGCATTGGTGAAGCCGACGCGCTGCAGTTCCTGACTCACCGCGCCGGCATAGGTGCGAAATTCCAGGCCAACGTCCGGATTGCCGGGGATTTCCTGCACCGCGATCGATCCGGTCTGTGCCGGGCTGCCATTGTGGAATCGCGTCACCTCCACCGACGGCACCGTCGCGCAGGCGGCGAGCGACAGGGCAAGACAGGAGGAGAGGATAATCTGTTTCAACATGCGATTGCACTCCAACGGGACTATGTCCAACACGCCGCCGACATAGCATTCCCTTCCAACGGGTGAAGCCATGACTTGGCTGCATGCAGGATGAACGGTGGCAAAAGGCGGTGGCCTACCCTTGACTTTCGGCCGCCTCCCCCATAGGGGCTGCGCTTCGATTTTTCCAATCAGACATGATTCCAGAAGGCTGACAATGAAGATCCGCAACTCGCTCAAGTCGCTCAAGGGCCGCCACCGGGACAACCGCGTGATCCGTCGTCGTGGCCGGACCTACGTCATCAACAAGACCAACCGCCGCTTCAAGGCCCGCCAGGGCTAAAAGCGCGGACGGATCGGCTCGCCGATCCTCCGGACCTTCCAAAGGTCTATTGAGCGCCCGATCCCATGGATCGGGCGCTCAACGTGTTGGCATCCTGTTTTCCAGCGAATCGATCGTGAATCGATTCGGCTATCCAACAAAAAAGGCGCGGCAACCCGGATGGGCCGCCGCGCCGAATCGGTCAGAAAAAAGCGAATCAGGCCGGCATGGTCGGCTCTTCGTCACGCCCCTTGAGCTCATCGCCGCGCACGGTCGCGACATGCAGCACATTGGTCGAGCCCGGAGTGCCAAAGGGCACGCCGGCCAGCACCACGATCTTGCCACCCTTGACCGTCATGTCATGGCGCAACGCCATGCGACGCGCCTTGCCGATCATTTCCTCGAAATTGCCAATATCCTTGGTGCGGATCGCATGGACACCCCAGGTCAGGCCCAGCTTGCGCGCGGTATCGGATCGCGGCGTCAGCGCCAGGATCGGTGCGGACGGCCGCTCACGCGCCACGCGGCGCACGGTGCTGCCCGACGAAGTGAAGCAGGTGATGACGCTGGCGCCGACGACCGGCACGATGCCGGCGGTCGCTTCCGCCAGGGCGTCGGCGGTGGTCGGGTCGGGCCGGGTTTCGGTGAAGTGCAGACGGGCGAAATAGCCCGGATCGCGCTCCACGCTATGGGCGATGCTGTCCATCATCGACACCGCCTCGACCGGCCAGTCGCCCGCCGCCGTTTCGGCCGACAACATGATCGCGTCGGCGCCGTCATAGACCGCGGTCGCCACGTCCGACACTTCGGCGCGGGTCGGGGTCGGCGCCTTGATCATCGATTCGAGCATCTGGGTCGCAACCACCACCGGACGGCCCATGCGGCGCGCGGTGGCGACGATCTGCTTCTGCAGCGGCGGCACCGCCTGCGGCGGCAATTCGACGCCCAGATCGCCGCGCGCGACCATCACGCCGTCGGCCATCTCGATAATCTCCTCCAGCCGCTGCACGGCCGAGGGCTTTTCGATCTTCGCCATCAGCGCGCCATGGCCGCCCATCAGCTTGCGCGCTTCGGCCAGATCCTCGGGCCGCTGCACGAAGCTCAAGGCGATCCAGTCACAACCCTGCTCGACCGCGAAACTGAGGTCACGGCGATCCTTGTCCGTCAGCGCCGGCACCGGCACGACCACGTCGGGTACATTCACGCCCTTGCGGTTGGACAGGGTGCCGCCGATTTCGACGACGGTGTCGATTCGCGTGTCCGTGACCGCCTTCACCCGCAGCACCAGCTTGCCATCATCCAGCAGCAGGCGGGTTTCGGGAACCAGCGCAGCATAGATTTCAGGATGCGGCAGGTTCACGCGCTGGACGGTGCCCGGCGTGTCGTCGCGATCGAGGATGAAGGAGGCGCCGGTTTCCAGCACGACCAGCCCCTTCTCGAACGTGCCGACGCGCAATTTCGGCCCCTGAAGATCGGCCAGGATCGTGGTCGGCCGGGCGAATTCCTTTTCCAGTTCGCGAATCGTGGCGATGCGCGCGGCATGATCCTCATGCGCGCCATGGCTCATATTGACTCGAAAGGCGTCAGCACCCGCGACAAACAAGGCGCGGATCATCTCTGCGCTCTCGCTGGCGGGGCCGAGGGTCGCGAGAATGCGAACCTTGCGCGAGCGGGGCGGTAGTCGTGTCATGTCTTCTCCTGGCCGTATTGATCGCCTCTGGCTTGCCAGGGCGTCGTTATCGATTATCCGTGCTGCACGACAGGATGATGTAGATTAAGCGAAAGGTTCCGCTTGTGTCCGCTACCATACTCAGTGACGCCGTCGCTGCAACCGCCTTCCGCCGCCTGATGGCGCATTTGCAGCATCGCACCGATGTGCAGAATATCGACCTGATGGGCACGGCCGGCTTCTGCCGCAACTGTCTGGCCGACTGGATTGCCGAGGCCGACGGCCATCTGACCCGCGACGAAGCCCGCGAGATCGTCCACGGCATGCCCTTTGCCGAATGGAAGACCCGCCATCAGGGCGAGGCGACGCCGCAGCAGATCGCAAAGATGCAGGAGAGTGTGGCGAAGAACGCGGACAACCATTAAGCGTTCGGCGGATCCTGCCGGACCAGTCCGGCGCGACACTCGGCCTGATATTCCCGAATAGAGCCTGTTTCACGATATCGGCGGAAGCGCAAAGCGCTTCCACCTCGGTCGATCAGGCTCTAGGAGCATCCGCCAACCGATTCACACTGACACGGAGATTCCCATGAGCGAGGGCAATATCGCAGCCGACCAGCTGCGCCTTCTGATCGAGCGCATCGAGCGCCTGGAAGAAGAAAAGAAGGGCATCGGCGACGACATCAAGGACGTCTATCTGGAAGCCAAGGCGACCGGTTACGACCCCAAGATCATGCGCCAGATCATCCGCCTGCGTAAGATGCAGCCACATGACCGCCAGGAAATGGAAGCGATCCTGCAGACCTACCTGTCCGCGCTGGGCATGGAATAAGGCGGTCCACGCCTTATTCCCGACCGGTGCATGCCACCGGACCTTGCCGAGGGGTGCTGTCGACCTACATCTGGTCCAGCCCCCTCGCGCCAGGGGCGCCACTAAAATGAGAGGACGCCCCTTATGACCGACATCATCGTCAGCACCACCAGCCGCCTAGAAGGCCGTCCCGCCCAAGATTATCTGGGCATCGTCACCGGCGAAGTGATCGTCGGCGCCAACCTCTTCCGTGACCTGTTCGCCAGCGTGCGCGACATCGTCGGCGGCCGATCGGGCGCCTATGAGGATGTACTGCAACGCGCCCGCAGCGAAGCGATCGAGGAGATGCAGGGCAATGCCCGCAAGCTCGGCGCCAATGCCGTGGTCGGGGTCGACCTCGACTATGAGGTGATCGGCGCCAATGGCTCCATGCTGATGGTCTCCGCCTCGGGCACGGCGATCCGCTACTGATCGCCGCGCCCCGGCTATCCTCTAGCGTTGCAGGATGGCGACGCGCTCGCTAGAGAGCGCCATTCGGTTTCACAGAAAATGTCAGGAGAAGGCCGTGGCCGGCCATTCCAAATTCAAGAACATCATGCATCGCAAGGGTGCGCAGGACAAGAAGCGCTCGTCGATGTTCTCCAAGCTGTCGCGCGAAATCACCGTCGCGGCCAAGATGGGCATGCCCGATCCGGACATGAACCCGCGCCTGCGCCTGGCGGTCAACGCCGCCAAGGCCCAGTCGATGCCCAAGGACAATATCCAGCGCGCGATCGACAAGGCGATCGGCGGCGACATGGAGAATTACGAGGAAATCCGCTATGAGGGCTATGGCCCCGGCGGCGTCGCGATCATCGTCGAGGCACTGACCGACAATCGCAACCGCACCGCGACCAATGTCCGCACCGCCTTTGCCAAGAATGGCGGCAATCTGGGCGCGTCGGGCGCGGTGAGCCATGGCTTCGACCGCCTGGGCCTGATCACCTATCCCGCCAGCGCCGGCGATGCCGACGCTGTCTTCGAAGCCGCGCTGGAAGCGGGTGCGGATGATGTCTCGTCGAACGAAGACGAGCATGAGATCTGGACCGCGATGGACGCGCTGCACGAAGTCGCCAAGGCGCTGGAAGCCAAGCTGGGTCCGGCAGAGGGCGCCAAGCTCGCATGGAAGCCGCAGACCACGCTGGAAGTCGACGAAGCCAATGCCGCAACGCTGCTCAAGCTGGTCGACACGCTGGAAGATGATGACGACGTCCAGACCGTCTGGGGCAATTATGAAGTCTCCGACGCCGTGATGGAGAAGCTGGGCTAAGATGCCCGGCTCCCGTTCGCTTCGGGCGAGATCGCGCAGCGCCGATGCGCGCCGGCCTTGCCCGATGCGAGCGACCCCGCACCCATGATCATACTTGGCCTCGACCCCGGCCTTGGCACTACTGGCTGGGGCCTGATTGCCGCCGACGGCAATCGCCTGACCCATGTCGGTAACGGCCAGATCAAGACCGACAGCGCGATGTCGCTGGCGACGCGGCTGATGGCGCTCGACCTGGCACTGACCGACCTGATCCTCGAACATCGGCCCGATGGCGCCGCGGTCGAGGAGGTGTTCGTCAACGTCAATCCGCAATCGACGCTGAAGCTGGGCCAGGCGCGCGGCGTCATCCTGCTGAATGCCGCGCGTTCGGGCATGGAAGTGGGCGAATATGCCGCCCGCCTCGTCAAGAAATCGGTCGTCGGCGTCGGCAACGCGTCGAAGGACCAGGTCCATGCCATGGTCCAGCGGCTGCTGCCCGGCGCCAAGATCGTCGGGTCGGACGCAGCCGATGCCCTTGCGGTGGCGATCACCCATGCCCATCATCTGGCGAGCGCCCGGCGGATGCCCGCGCGCTGACCTGCCATCGGAGACCATCGCGACCATGACCGACCTGCCCCACGCCCGCTACATCATCGTCCCGCATGACGGCGCGTGGAAGATCAACCTCAACAACAGCTATTATGGCCCCTTCGCGACGCAGCAGGCGGCCATCGACAGCGCCACCGAAACGGCGAAAAAGGCGGCGGCAGGCGGCTATCCGGCATCGGTCCTGCTGATGAATGGCACTGCGTTCGACACGGCCTGGACCAGCATCGAAAACGACGACACCTGATTTTTACATATTTCGGGAACTCTTCGTCCCTTTCCGCATTTATCGACACCAGCACAAGCGGGCGCAGGGATGAGCAAGAAGATTCTGATCGTCGAGGACGAGATTTTCGTCGCGTTGGAAATCGAACAGATTGTGCAGGATGCCGGCTTCGACGTCGGCGGCATCGCGGCCGACCGCGAGGCGGCGATGGCCGCCGCCGAATCCTGCGACATCGCTCTGGTCGACCTAAACCTGCGTGATGGCCCCACTGGCCCCGCCATCGGCATGGAACTGGCCAGCCGCTTCGGCATCAAGGTGATCTATGTGACCGCCAATCCGGCGCAGATCGGGCCTGCAGCGATCGCGGCGCTGGGCGTCGTCACCAAGCCTTTCCGCGCGCAAAGCATCGCGCAGACCGTCCTGCTGGCAGCGACCGACACGCCGGACCTGACCAGCGCCGACATTGCCGGCTTTACGCCCTTCCCGCCGCCACGCGATGCAGTGATCGGCGCGGTATCCACAGGCTGAGCCTTGCCCCTTCCGGGTGCCATTCGCGTTCCAGCCGGCCACCGAGCTGACGTTCGACGCTGAGCGCGATCAGGCGACTGCCAAAACCTTCGCTCGCCACGGGCGCGACCACCGGCCCGCCTTCCTCACGCCAATCGAGGCGGACATCTTCGCCATCATCCGCCACATGCAGCGCGACATGCCCCGTCGCCGTCGACAGCGCACCATATTTTGCCGCATTGGTCGCGAGTTCATGGAATAGCAGCGCCAGCGGCGTGGCCGACCGATCGTCGATCGCAGGATTGTCACCCGACAGCGCCAGGCGCTCGCGGCCGCCATAGGGCGCAAAAATCTCCTCCAGCACGCCATGCAGCGATGCCTGTTCCTCCGCCATGCTGGCGCCACCGCCATGGGTCCGGACGAAGTCATGCGCCCGCCCCAGCGCCAGGATACGGTCGCGCAATTCGTCCGCGCCTTCCTGCATGCCCGGCCGTTCGCGCGCCGACAGGCCGATGAGACCGGCGATGACGGAGAAGATATTCTTGATCCGGTGCGACAGTTCATGCGCGATCATCTCGCGCTCTTCGAGCATCAGCTTCTGTTCGTGAATCTCGGTGCAGGTGCCGATCCAGCGGATGATCTGGCCCTGCGCATCGCGGATCGGCAGAGCGCGCCCCAGCGTCCAGCGATAGAGGCCGTCGCGATGCCGCAGCCGATATTCGATCTCGTAGGGATCGCCGCTCGCCAGCGAATGGCGCCATTTCTCCCAGGCCTTGGGCTGGTCATCAGCATGAAACATGCCGTTCCAGGCATCGCCGTCGGTCGACCCCGCCGGCACACCGGTATATTCATACCAGCGGGCATTATAATAATCATGATAGCCGTCGGGCAGGGTCGACCAGACCATCTGCGGCATCGTGTCCGCCAGGGTCCGGAACATGCGATCGCTGTCCGCCACCGCCTCTGCATCCAGCCGCTGCTGGGCAATGACATCGCGATCGCGCCGCCGCCCTTCCAGTTCGATCATCACCTGCCGCGCCAGCAATAGCAGCCCCTGACGCTGCAATGGCGTCAG
This window encodes:
- the pyk gene encoding pyruvate kinase yields the protein MTRLPPRSRKVRILATLGPASESAEMIRALFVAGADAFRVNMSHGAHEDHAARIATIRELEKEFARPTTILADLQGPKLRVGTFEKGLVVLETGASFILDRDDTPGTVQRVNLPHPEIYAALVPETRLLLDDGKLVLRVKAVTDTRIDTVVEIGGTLSNRKGVNVPDVVVPVPALTDKDRRDLSFAVEQGCDWIALSFVQRPEDLAEARKLMGGHGALMAKIEKPSAVQRLEEIIEMADGVMVARGDLGVELPPQAVPPLQKQIVATARRMGRPVVVATQMLESMIKAPTPTRAEVSDVATAVYDGADAIMLSAETAAGDWPVEAVSMMDSIAHSVERDPGYFARLHFTETRPDPTTADALAEATAGIVPVVGASVITCFTSSGSTVRRVARERPSAPILALTPRSDTARKLGLTWGVHAIRTKDIGNFEEMIGKARRMALRHDMTVKGGKIVVLAGVPFGTPGSTNVLHVATVRGDELKGRDEEPTMPA
- a CDS encoding DUF1244 domain-containing protein, with translation MSATILSDAVAATAFRRLMAHLQHRTDVQNIDLMGTAGFCRNCLADWIAEADGHLTRDEAREIVHGMPFAEWKTRHQGEATPQQIAKMQESVAKNADNH
- a CDS encoding DUF2312 domain-containing protein is translated as MSEGNIAADQLRLLIERIERLEEEKKGIGDDIKDVYLEAKATGYDPKIMRQIIRLRKMQPHDRQEMEAILQTYLSALGME
- a CDS encoding heavy metal-binding domain-containing protein yields the protein MTDIIVSTTSRLEGRPAQDYLGIVTGEVIVGANLFRDLFASVRDIVGGRSGAYEDVLQRARSEAIEEMQGNARKLGANAVVGVDLDYEVIGANGSMLMVSASGTAIRY
- a CDS encoding YebC/PmpR family DNA-binding transcriptional regulator, coding for MAGHSKFKNIMHRKGAQDKKRSSMFSKLSREITVAAKMGMPDPDMNPRLRLAVNAAKAQSMPKDNIQRAIDKAIGGDMENYEEIRYEGYGPGGVAIIVEALTDNRNRTATNVRTAFAKNGGNLGASGAVSHGFDRLGLITYPASAGDADAVFEAALEAGADDVSSNEDEHEIWTAMDALHEVAKALEAKLGPAEGAKLAWKPQTTLEVDEANAATLLKLVDTLEDDDDVQTVWGNYEVSDAVMEKLG
- the ruvC gene encoding crossover junction endodeoxyribonuclease RuvC, whose amino-acid sequence is MIILGLDPGLGTTGWGLIAADGNRLTHVGNGQIKTDSAMSLATRLMALDLALTDLILEHRPDGAAVEEVFVNVNPQSTLKLGQARGVILLNAARSGMEVGEYAARLVKKSVVGVGNASKDQVHAMVQRLLPGAKIVGSDAADALAVAITHAHHLASARRMPAR
- a CDS encoding DUF2188 domain-containing protein, with the protein product MTDLPHARYIIVPHDGAWKINLNNSYYGPFATQQAAIDSATETAKKAAAGGYPASVLLMNGTAFDTAWTSIENDDT
- a CDS encoding response regulator, encoding MSKKILIVEDEIFVALEIEQIVQDAGFDVGGIAADREAAMAAAESCDIALVDLNLRDGPTGPAIGMELASRFGIKVIYVTANPAQIGPAAIAALGVVTKPFRAQSIAQTVLLAATDTPDLTSADIAGFTPFPPPRDAVIGAVSTG
- a CDS encoding PAS domain-containing protein — its product is MADGRGLATDRAALLALYDLDAGGFRTLDDITSFAAQLCGAPIALVSIVEDARQRFLARVGLDAEETPRDVSFCALAMLRDAIFVVPDATHDARFIDNALVTGPPHIRFYAGAPLVGGDGEPLGALCVIDTVPRADLTPLQRQGLLLLARQVMIELEGRRRDRDVIAQQRLDAEAVADSDRMFRTLADTMPQMVWSTLPDGYHDYYNARWYEYTGVPAGSTDGDAWNGMFHADDQPKAWEKWRHSLASGDPYEIEYRLRHRDGLYRWTLGRALPIRDAQGQIIRWIGTCTEIHEQKLMLEEREMIAHELSHRIKNIFSVIAGLIGLSARERPGMQEGADELRDRILALGRAHDFVRTHGGGASMAEEQASLHGVLEEIFAPYGGRERLALSGDNPAIDDRSATPLALLFHELATNAAKYGALSTATGHVALHVADDGEDVRLDWREEGGPVVAPVASEGFGSRLIALSVERQLGGRLEREWHPEGARLSLWIPRRSLHRVAAGRA